The Methanobacterium sp. BAmetb5 genome includes a region encoding these proteins:
- a CDS encoding HEPN domain-containing protein, translated as MDKKDELYYEGHLRKVEASPLKSALSLKEAKIWLKEAEETFKVGFYRSSRVSTYFTVLHAARSVTLRDGVELEDPLYLVNYLEKYCAEGNLSQECLDVLTVIFNLNYEDQHHFQITRNPDDLKQAIDFGHEFINCITNLLDKTARLPRSVIKNSIRENDYGG; from the coding sequence GTGGACAAAAAAGATGAATTATATTACGAAGGCCATCTCCGGAAGGTGGAAGCTTCTCCCTTAAAAAGTGCTTTATCTCTTAAAGAAGCTAAAATATGGTTAAAAGAAGCTGAAGAAACTTTTAAAGTAGGATTTTATCGTTCTTCACGTGTTTCAACCTACTTTACTGTTCTACACGCGGCCAGATCCGTTACATTACGGGACGGGGTGGAACTGGAGGATCCCCTCTACTTGGTGAATTACCTGGAAAAATACTGTGCCGAAGGCAATCTCAGTCAGGAATGTCTAGACGTACTTACAGTAATATTCAACCTGAACTACGAAGATCAGCATCACTTCCAGATCACCCGGAACCCTGATGATTTAAAGCAGGCCATCGACTTTGGACACGAATTCATTAACTGCATAACAAATTTACTGGACAAAACAGCCAGACTACCTCGCTCAGTTATAAAAAATTCCATCAGAGAAAACGATTATGGTGGCTAG
- a CDS encoding peptidoglycan-binding protein, whose product MMFMVAATVPISGAVSDPDHNAGDNNAANGLQIGVSDQEIQDTQNVLQSSNPFGANSTSKILGTNNSTDGSLRLGTTGDKVKELQQWLTDYGYYSGDIDGIFGEDTETAVRNFQEEAGLIVDGVVGNDTRKAMVTWDKYLAEVQAAAGESDYSSTSSSSKSTYSSKKSYANAVRSYSKYYSSSWYNGKGTGDCWANSAALYSSLTSSGTRARIVQYANRYSSNHRSVQVWNGNSWVDYDYRGNGYAQRYYATGGSSSGAVIAGG is encoded by the coding sequence ATGATGTTCATGGTCGCTGCTACAGTACCAATATCCGGTGCTGTGAGCGACCCGGACCATAATGCGGGCGATAATAACGCGGCCAATGGTTTGCAGATTGGAGTGAGTGACCAGGAGATTCAGGACACTCAGAATGTTCTCCAGAGTAGTAACCCATTTGGTGCTAATTCCACTAGTAAGATCCTGGGAACCAACAACTCCACTGATGGTTCATTGAGACTGGGAACTACCGGTGATAAGGTCAAAGAACTACAACAATGGTTAACTGATTACGGTTATTATTCGGGGGATATCGATGGTATTTTCGGTGAAGACACGGAAACTGCTGTCCGAAATTTCCAGGAAGAAGCCGGTTTAATTGTTGACGGCGTTGTGGGTAATGACACTCGTAAGGCCATGGTCACCTGGGATAAATACCTGGCAGAAGTCCAGGCCGCTGCCGGTGAAAGTGATTACAGTTCTACCTCTAGTTCAAGCAAATCAACCTACTCTTCTAAAAAATCCTATGCCAATGCTGTTCGCAGTTACAGCAAGTATTACAGTAGCAGCTGGTATAATGGTAAGGGTACTGGTGACTGTTGGGCTAACAGTGCAGCACTATACAGTTCATTGACCTCTTCAGGAACCAGAGCACGTATTGTTCAGTATGCTAACCGTTACTCATCAAATCATCGTTCGGTTCAGGTCTGGAATGGCAACAGCTGGGTTGACTATGATTACCGTGGTAATGGTTATGCTCAGAGATACTACGCCACTGGTGGCAGCTCGTCCGGAGCAGTAATAGCAGGCGGATAA
- a CDS encoding NUDIX domain-containing protein, with amino-acid sequence MIDFVFGLSVRVLITDEDNKILILKRSTDSKTNPGKWELPGGKVDQGESFDQALIREVSEETGLKISLEHVVGVSEQNLHLIRAVHIIMSGKITEGTLTLSHEHEGYAWVFFENLSEYELADWLEDFVNNQETDDNSEIGGEEVNQVTRTVKPWLKSVKNSMDKILKQ; translated from the coding sequence ATGATAGACTTTGTTTTTGGACTCTCTGTGCGGGTTTTAATCACTGATGAGGATAACAAGATACTGATTCTTAAACGATCAACTGACTCTAAAACCAACCCGGGTAAGTGGGAACTTCCGGGTGGAAAGGTTGATCAGGGAGAATCCTTTGATCAAGCCCTGATCAGGGAAGTTAGTGAAGAAACTGGACTTAAAATATCTCTGGAACATGTTGTTGGAGTATCAGAACAGAACCTACACTTGATTAGAGCAGTGCACATTATAATGTCGGGAAAAATCACCGAAGGTACCCTTACCCTCAGTCACGAGCACGAGGGATATGCTTGGGTGTTTTTTGAAAATCTTTCAGAGTATGAACTGGCTGATTGGTTAGAAGACTTTGTTAACAACCAGGAAACTGATGATAACTCCGAAATTGGTGGTGAAGAGGTTAATCAGGTTACCCGCACTGTGAAACCCTGGTTAAAATCCGTAAAGAATTCAATGGATAAAATTTTAAAACAATGA
- a CDS encoding PsbP-related protein — protein sequence MNKKFINKKFMVIAAVILVIVLAMVYFIIASGTHYTSKDSKGNEISFNYPSGWAFQERTAGELIQGEKNSTDNSTYRSVVTITRTLANGTSLDQVKSNNIYLKTGKVINETNRSVDGVQATVIDIDEMAGPERGKLGEVKLVLLSKDDYIYIITFVTGGTLEKMKGDIDHILNSFQTVKS from the coding sequence TTGAATAAGAAATTTATAAATAAAAAATTCATGGTGATAGCTGCAGTTATCCTGGTCATAGTCCTGGCCATGGTTTACTTTATCATAGCCTCTGGAACTCATTACACCAGTAAAGATAGTAAAGGAAATGAAATTTCTTTTAATTATCCCAGTGGCTGGGCTTTCCAGGAACGTACTGCGGGTGAACTGATTCAAGGAGAAAAAAACAGTACGGATAATTCCACCTACCGTTCAGTAGTTACCATCACCCGGACCCTGGCCAATGGAACCTCCTTGGACCAGGTAAAAAGTAACAATATCTACCTTAAAACCGGCAAGGTCATCAATGAAACCAACCGAAGTGTGGATGGCGTTCAGGCCACGGTAATTGATATTGATGAAATGGCTGGCCCGGAAAGGGGTAAACTCGGTGAAGTGAAACTGGTACTGCTCAGTAAGGATGATTACATCTACATCATAACCTTCGTAACCGGAGGAACACTGGAAAAGATGAAGGGAGATATCGACCATATATTAAACAGTTTCCAGACAGTTAAAAGCTAA